A single region of the Musa acuminata AAA Group cultivar baxijiao chromosome BXJ1-11, Cavendish_Baxijiao_AAA, whole genome shotgun sequence genome encodes:
- the LOC103970203 gene encoding protein phosphatase 2C 51, which translates to MASEGDSRENCREARRQRIEMRILGAAGEGARPPSRKRAGKLREAHEEPETSGFSVSEKRNRFADGGAPSPRPQSSSLAVSSSSSTSSASDGEPVSLAIGSVPAVAFGSISLAGRSREMEDAVSIQPDFFRAEGGPSIHFFAVFDGHGGSHVAALCKGQMHVLLAEELGRAETETERDAEAEEARIKTAVGRSFARMDELALMACACGTIGLPPCGCERSGTESEIVGSTAVVALVGGGRLVVANCGDSRAVLSRGGRAVPLSDDHKPDRPDELARIEAAGGRVIYLNGARVYGILAMSRALGDKYLKPAVISEPEIRVVEITAADECLIIASDGLWDVLPNDLACDVARRCLEEADPTRGSERLVHEDGGDTAGDPEKEHASDARCSLAAALLARLALGRRSADNISVVVIDLRRTRGRSA; encoded by the exons ATGGCCAGCGAAGGCGACTCCCGGGAGAACTGCCGCGAGGCACGCCGCCAGCGGATCGAGATGCGGATCCTCGGGGCTGCCGGAGAAGGCGCTCGACCGCCGAGCCGGAAGAGAGCCGGGAAGCTGCGGGAGGCCCACGAGGAGCCAGAAACCTCAGGATTCTCCGTGAGCGAGAAGCGGAACCGGTTCGCCGATGGCGGCGCTCCGTCTCCTCGTCCGCAGAGCTCCTCTTTGGCGGTGTCGTCGTCCTCTTCCACGTCTTCGGCTTCTGACGGAGAACCTGTCTCTCTGGCGATCGGGTCGGTGCCGGCGGTGGCATTCGGATCGATATCGCTTGCCGGCCGGTCGAGGGAGATGGAGGACGCTGTATCCATCCAGCCGGATTTTTTCCGGGCGGAAGGAGGCCCCTCGATCCATTTCTTCGCCGTCTTCGACGGCCACGGTGGCTCCCAC GTCGCGGCTCTGTGCAAAGGGCAGATGCACGTGCTGCTGGCGGAGGAGCTTGGCCGGGCGGAGACGGAGACGGAGAGGGACGCGGAGGCGGAGGAGGCGCGGATAAAGACGGCGGTAGGCCGGAGCTTCGCGCGGATGGATGAGCTGGCGCTGATGGCCTGCGCGTGCGGGACGATCGGGCTGCCGCCGTGCGGGTGCGAGCGGTCGGGAACCGAGTCGGAGATTGTGGGCTCCACGGCGGTGGTGGCGCTCGTCGGGGGCGGCCGACTCGTCGTCGCCAACTGCGGGGACTCGCGGGCAGTGCTTAGCCGAGGCGGCCGCGCGGTGCCGCTCTCCGACGACCACAAG CCGGACCGACCGGATGAGCTGGCGAGGATCGAAGCGGCCGGCGGAAGGGTGATTTATTTGAACGGGGCACGCGTCTACGGCATACTGGCCATGTCACGGGCGTTAG GTGACAAGTACTTGAAACCCGCTGTGATATCTGAACCGGAGATCCGTGTGGTGGAGATAACAGCTGCAGATGAGTGCCTGATCATCGCAAGCGATGGCCTGTGGGACGTCCTGCCGAATGATCTCGCATGTGACGTGGCTCGACGGTGCTTGGAAGAAGCAGACCCAACAAGGGGATCCGAGCGTCTCGTCCACGAAGACGGTGGTGATACGGCAGGTGACCCAGAGAAAGAACACGCATCCGACGCACGCTGCTCTCTTGCAGCAGCACTGTTGGCCAGGCTTGCTTTGGGGAGGAGAAGCGCTGACAATATAAGCGTAGTTGTCATTGACTTGAGAAGAACTCGAGGACGGTCTGCTTGA
- the LOC103970204 gene encoding uncharacterized protein LOC103970204 isoform X2: protein MRIRKCAARLLGTPPVCSSPPLPAGLASSPSPPPQPRSWESETSSAAATSSSVGLLCELNRSPWDDLLCLDLMASCDQEEEEEDGGSLGNGVKDEVEESKGIMGNRIKYEAAAVASLPDSEASMNRLDGKAEGKARKKVTAKVKRKKKDKVINTSGGTAAVMKGSANCKKSDGKGWHCKRPAQHPHSLCRYHLSQLRSYSCTHSNGKVAESVKEGAVGVAGRKRKTDIAGVDSNFYYYYSGFGPWRGKMRGGSSDNGDQCDHNASDEDDGNEYSESGNGYDAAVAGDDQDSDDEDCFNDGGSEGNKRSCRKRGRRKMKARSLKSLL from the exons ATGCGGATCCGGAAATGCGCCGCCCGGCTGCTGGGGACGCCGCCCGTCTGCTCTTCTCCCCCGCTTCCCGCCGGCCTCGCCTCGTCTCCCtcgccgccgccgcagccgcGATCGTGGGAGTCCGAGACATCCTCTgccgccgccacctcctcctccgtcgGGCTCCTCTGTGAGCTGAACCGCTCCCCCTGGGATGATTTGTTGTGCCTCGACCTCATGGCTTCTTGTGATCAG gaagaggaggaggaagacgggGGCAGCTTGGGAAATGGCGTAAAAGACGAAGTCGAAGAATCCAAGGGCATTATGGGGAATCGCATCAAATATGAGGCTGCTGCTGTAGCTTCTCTCCCTGACAG CGAAGCGAGCATGAACCGGTTAGACGGCAAGGCAGAAGGGAAAGCACGGAAGAAGGTCACGGCGAaggtgaagaggaagaagaaagacaaGGTTATCAATACCAGTGGAGGAACTGCTGCAGTTATGAAGGGCAGTGCGAACTGCAAGAAGAGCGACGGCAAAGGTTGGCACTGTAAGCGGCCTGCGCAGCACCCGCACTCCCTCTGCCGCTACCATCTCTCCCAGCTTCGCTCTTACAGCTGCACCCATAGCAATGGAAAGGTCGCGGAATCGGTGAAGGAAGGCGCTGTCGGCGTCGCTGGTAGAAAGAGGAAGACCGACATAGCTGGTGTTGATTCCAACTTCTATTACTACTACTCCGGGTTCGGTCCCTGGCGAGGAAAGATGAGAGGCGGTAGCAGTGACAACGGCGATCAGTGTGACCATAATGCTTCCGACGAAGACGACGGGAACGAGTATTCGGAGTCCGGGAACGGGTATGACGCTGCGGTGGCAGGCGACGACCAGGACAGCGACGACGAAGACTGCTTTAACGACGGCGGCAGTGAGGGGAATAAGAGGAGTTGCaggaagagggggaggaggaagatgaaAGCTCGGTCCCTCAAGTCGTTGCTTTGA
- the LOC103970204 gene encoding uncharacterized protein LOC103970204 isoform X1, whose amino-acid sequence MRIRKCAARLLGTPPVCSSPPLPAGLASSPSPPPQPRSWESETSSAAATSSSVGLLCELNRSPWDDLLCLDLMASCDQEEEEEDGGSLGNGVKDEVEESKGIMGNRIKYEAAAVASLPDSSEASMNRLDGKAEGKARKKVTAKVKRKKKDKVINTSGGTAAVMKGSANCKKSDGKGWHCKRPAQHPHSLCRYHLSQLRSYSCTHSNGKVAESVKEGAVGVAGRKRKTDIAGVDSNFYYYYSGFGPWRGKMRGGSSDNGDQCDHNASDEDDGNEYSESGNGYDAAVAGDDQDSDDEDCFNDGGSEGNKRSCRKRGRRKMKARSLKSLL is encoded by the exons ATGCGGATCCGGAAATGCGCCGCCCGGCTGCTGGGGACGCCGCCCGTCTGCTCTTCTCCCCCGCTTCCCGCCGGCCTCGCCTCGTCTCCCtcgccgccgccgcagccgcGATCGTGGGAGTCCGAGACATCCTCTgccgccgccacctcctcctccgtcgGGCTCCTCTGTGAGCTGAACCGCTCCCCCTGGGATGATTTGTTGTGCCTCGACCTCATGGCTTCTTGTGATCAG gaagaggaggaggaagacgggGGCAGCTTGGGAAATGGCGTAAAAGACGAAGTCGAAGAATCCAAGGGCATTATGGGGAATCGCATCAAATATGAGGCTGCTGCTGTAGCTTCTCTCCCTGACAG CAGCGAAGCGAGCATGAACCGGTTAGACGGCAAGGCAGAAGGGAAAGCACGGAAGAAGGTCACGGCGAaggtgaagaggaagaagaaagacaaGGTTATCAATACCAGTGGAGGAACTGCTGCAGTTATGAAGGGCAGTGCGAACTGCAAGAAGAGCGACGGCAAAGGTTGGCACTGTAAGCGGCCTGCGCAGCACCCGCACTCCCTCTGCCGCTACCATCTCTCCCAGCTTCGCTCTTACAGCTGCACCCATAGCAATGGAAAGGTCGCGGAATCGGTGAAGGAAGGCGCTGTCGGCGTCGCTGGTAGAAAGAGGAAGACCGACATAGCTGGTGTTGATTCCAACTTCTATTACTACTACTCCGGGTTCGGTCCCTGGCGAGGAAAGATGAGAGGCGGTAGCAGTGACAACGGCGATCAGTGTGACCATAATGCTTCCGACGAAGACGACGGGAACGAGTATTCGGAGTCCGGGAACGGGTATGACGCTGCGGTGGCAGGCGACGACCAGGACAGCGACGACGAAGACTGCTTTAACGACGGCGGCAGTGAGGGGAATAAGAGGAGTTGCaggaagagggggaggaggaagatgaaAGCTCGGTCCCTCAAGTCGTTGCTTTGA
- the LOC135596529 gene encoding UPF0496 protein 3-like, producing MHIRFGIFRDCKCQVRREKCEVVAPISSSSFNLSEEYTNAFRTESYHEFWAQVLGLAFDDGAALDPRGSGTTARLPSHRLLAEHLLHPDQPTVTKILAHIRTRYRPDIHALLSDYYAETADASLLCGLLLKDIDQIRRRYRPFKAAIHSVVYDSQSHHGLQTIIDYLVDISKTANPFLSSASSQSKFRAVQQGCADLLKRLGSRRKKVTAKLRFINRLKRALAISAVVVLAASASIVGACITMHALVALIALPVFLSASSRMASSRWLGRVMAQLDAAAKGTYILNRDLDTISRLVARLDDEAEHMLALLSLCEWHDGHRRQLTQEVVRQISKNLARFNQQLDELEEHLYLCFMTINKARRLVMKELLVTNASRVEKNSTRCSFPGY from the exons ATGCACATAAGGTTCGGTATCTTTCGAGACTGCAAATGCCAGGTTCGAAGAG AAAAATGTGAGGTTGTCGCACCGATCTCGTCTTCAAGCTTCAACCTGTCCGAGGAGTACACCAACGCCTTCCGCACCGAGTCATACCACGAATTCTGGGCACAAGTTTTGGGTCTCGCTTTCGACGACGGTGCAGCCCTCGACCCGAGAGGAAGTGGCACTACTGCTCGGCTACCTTCTCACCGCCTCCTCGCGGAGCATCTTCTCCACCCCGACCAGCCCACCGTTACCAAAATCCTCGCCCACATTCGAACACGTTATCGCCCTGACATCCATGCCCTCCTCTCCGACTACTACGCCGAGACCGCCGACGCCTCGCTCCTCTGCGGCCTTCTCCTGAAGGACATCGACCAGATTCGACGCCGGTACCGCCCGTTCAAAGCCGCCATTCATTCTGTCGTCTACGATAGCCAGTCACATCATGGCCTCCAAACCATCATCGACTACCTAGTCGACATCTCCAAGACCGCCAACCCCTTCCTTTCATCGGCTTCATCTCAAAGTAAATTCCGAGCAGTCCAACAGGGCTGCGCAGACCTGCTCAAGAGGCTCGGTTCACGCCGTAAGAAGGTGACGGCTAAGCTGCGGTTCATCAACCGCCTGAAGCGAGCCTTGGCCATATCAGCCGTCGTCGTCCTTGCGGCTTCGGCGTCGATAGTCGGTGCTTGTATAACAATGCACGCTTTGGTGGCCTTGATAGCTCTACCGGTGTTCCTCTCGGCTTCGTCTCGGATGGCCTCGTCGAGGTGGCTGGGCCGGGTGATGGCTCAGCTGGACGCAGCGGCCAAAGGGACGTACATCTTGAACCGGGACTTGGACACCATCAGCCGGCTCGTGGCTCGGTTGGACGACGAGGCCGAGCACATGCTCGCCTTGCTGAGTCTCTGCGAGTGGCACGACGGCCACCGCcgccagttgacgcaggaggtggTGCGGCAAATATCGAAGAACCTCGCGAGATTCAACCAGCAGCTGGATGAGCTGGAGGAGCACCTGTACCTCTGCTTCATGACCATCAACAAGGCTAGGAGATTAGTCATGAAGGAGTTGTTGGTGACCAACGCTAGCAGAGTCGAGAAGAATTCAACGCGTTGTAGTTTTCCAGGCTATTAA
- the LOC135596799 gene encoding silicon efflux transporter LSI2-like, translating to MAMAAPVKVVLGSIAFGIFWVLAVFPAVPFLPIGRTAGSLLGAMLMVIFRVIPPEEAYDAIDLPILGLLFGTMVVSVFLEKADMFKYLGKLLSWKSRGGKDLLVRICLVSAVSSALFTNDTCCVVLTEFILKLARQNNLPPQPFLLALASSSNIGSAATPIGNPQNLVIAVQSGISFEKFLAGLFPAVLLGGLLNAAILLCYFWKLLSVEKDEEVASAVGEVVAEDDMTLHRFSPATMSHVASLNSQEFGSSLEAFFRSPSLSGEFAHISSLRSRANSIDIDVQNASNVGIESMRASAASRDAAEGAGIAHREEGVSSRRVSRTYSSQRCVSREEASLQAADSKESSMEMWKSRMWKACVYLVTIGMLISLLMGLNMSWTAITAALALVVLDFKDACPCLEKVSYSLLIFFCGMFITVDGFNKTGIPSALWEFVEPYARIDSASGITLLSLVILVLSNVASNVPTVLLLGGRIAASAALISPAEEMRAWLILAWVSTVAGNLSLLGSAANLIVCEQARRVQYFAYNLSFLGHLRFGVPSTLLVAGIGLFLVRSY from the exons ATGGCCATGGCAGCTCCGGTGAAGGTGGTTCTCGGCTCCATTGCCTTCGGCATATTCTGGGTTTTAGCCGTCTTCCCTGCGGTTCCCTTCCTCCCGATCGGGAGAACCGCAGGCTCCCTCCTCGGCGCCATGCTCATGGTGATCTTCCGCGTCATACCGCCGGAGGAAGCCTACGACGCGATCGACCTCCCCATCCTCGGCCTCCTCTTCGGGACCATGGTCGTCAGCGTCTTCCTGGAGAAGGCCGACATGTTCAAGTACCTGGGCAAGTTGCTCTCCTGGAAGAGCCGGGGCGGCAAGGACTTGCTCGTCCGCATCTGCCTCGTCTCCGCCGTCTCCAGCGCTCTCTTCACAAACGACACCTGCTGCGTCGTCCTCACGGAGTTCATACTGAAGCTCGCGAGGCAGAACAACCTGCCGCCGCAGCCTTTTCTGCTGGCCCTCGCCTCCAGCTCCAACATCGGATCTGCGGCCACTCCGATCGGCAACCCGCAAAACCTGGTCATCGCGGTGCAAAGCGGGATTTCCTTTGAGAAGTTCTTGGCGGGGCTGTTCCCCGCGGTGCTCCTTGGGGGGCTTCTGAATGCGGCCATCCTCCTCTGCTACTTCTGGAAACTGCTGTCGGTCGAGAAGGATGAGGAGGTGGCTTCCGCGGTCGGGGAGGTGGTGGCTGAGGACGACATGACCTTGCACCGGTTCTCGCCGGCTACCATGTCGCACGTTGCTTCTTTGAACTCCCAGGAATTTGGTTCTTCGCTTGAGGCATTCTTCCGGAGCCCATCCTTGTCCGGGGAGTTCGCCCATATCAGTAGCTTAAGGAGCAGGGCCAACAGCATCGACATCGATGTGCAGAACGCATCAAATGTTGGAATCGAGTCAATGAGGGCCTCGGCTGCATCTCGAGACGCAGCAGAGGGTGCTGGAATCGCTCACAGAGAGGAAGGTGTATCATCGAGGAGGGTTTCCAGGACCTACAGCAGCCAAAGATGCGTCTCGAGAGAAGAGGCTTCTCTCCAAGCCGCGGACTCCAAGGAAAGCTCCATGGAGATGTGGAAGAGCAGGATGTGGAAGGCCTGCGTCTATCTTGTGACTATCGGGATGCTCATCTCTCTTCTGATGGGGCTAAACATGTCGTGGACTGCAATCACTGCGGCTCTTGCTCTGGTCGTGCTGGATTTCAAGGATGCTTGCCCTTGCCTGGAGAAG GTTTCATACTCCCTCTTAATATTCTTCTGTGGGATGTTCATAACCGTGGATGGCTTCAACAAAACCGGCATACCGAGTGCTTTGTGGGAGTTTGTGGAACCATATGCTCGCATCGACAGTGCTAGTGGGATCACACTTCTCTCTCTGGTGATTCTTGTACTCTCAAATGTTGCTTCCAATGTCCCTACag TTCTGCTGCTGGGCGGAAGAATTGCCGCATCTGCGGCACTTATATCACCCGCTGAGGAGATGCGGGCATGGCTCATACTTGCATGGGTCAGCACGGTGGCAGGCAACCTCTCCTTGTTGGGCTCTGCGGCGAACCTTATAGTGTGTGAGCAAGCTCGGCGAGTTCAGTACTTCGCTTACAACCTCTCCTTCCTCGGCCATCTCCGCTTCGGTGTCCCCTCAACCCTTCTCGTCGCGGGGATTGGTTTGTTCTTGGTCAGGAGTTACTAA
- the LOC103970207 gene encoding protein SENSITIVE TO PROTON RHIZOTOXICITY 2 — protein MISDTSSCLQRCPQDSFHIYQGMDDILYSSAGAAASGTDQITSSHALLYSLSVLREKVQQLESCVSMMTSPNRTQQESIAMGVSCAGIMIQEIILAASSLSCTLPQVGPSTAVAYDEPPPSEMKVESATAWMDHSSNNSLGITRKDDFFSSNNPSTNSAIDVDDGSVTRDQIRKVKPPLDRAGMRKECSQGLSSNGYTIIELDAADLLAKYTHYCQVCGKGFRRDANLRMHMRAHGDEYKSAAALANPTKSSRSSSSGVALKYSCPHDGCRWNRKHAKFQPLKSVVCAKNHYKRSHCPKMYVCNRCNLKQFSVLSDLRTHEKHCGDLRWRCSCGTNFSRKDKLMGHVALFVGHTPQPSRLRD, from the coding sequence ATGATTTCAGACACCTCTTCGTGTTTGCAGAGATGCCCGCAGGACAGCTTCCACATTTATCAAGGGATGGATGATATCCTCTACTCATCCGCCGGAGCCGCTGCTTCTGGCACGGATCAGATCACATCCTCCCACGCTCTTCTGTATAGCCTCTCGGTCCTTAGAGAAAAGGTGCAGCAATTGGAATCTTGCGTGAGCATGATGACCTCTCCGAATCGAACACAGCAGGAGTCGATAGCCATGGGAGTCTCCTGTGCAGGAATCATGATACAGGAGATCATTCTTGCGGCATCATCACTGAGTTGCACGCTTCCGCAAGTGGGCCCAAGCACTGCCGTTGCATACGATGAGCCGCCACCGAGTGAGATGAAGGTCGAAAGCGCAACAGCATGGATGGATCATTCATCAAATAACAGCCTAGGAATCACCAGGAAGGACGATTTCTTCAGCAGCAATAATCCGAGTACCAATTCTGCTATTGACGTCGACGATGGTAGCGTTACCAGGGATCAAATTAGAAAGGTGAAACCGCCCCTTGATCGTGCCGGAATGAGGAAGGAATGTTCTCAAGGTCTCTCGTCGAACGGATATACTATAATCGAATTGGATGCGGCTGATCTCTTAGCCAAGTACACGCACTACTGCCAAGTATGCGGCAAAGGGTTTCGGCGTGACGCGAATCTAAGGATGCACATGAGAGCGCACGGGGATGAGTACAAGAGCGCTGCAGCGCTGGCCAACCCGACGAAGAGCAGCAGGAGTAGCAGCTCAGGAGTGGCCCTGAAGTACTCGTGTCCCCACGATGGTTGCAGGTGGAACAGGAAGCACGCCAAGTTCCAGCCCCTCAAGTCGGTGGTGTGCGCGAAGAACCACTACAAGCGGAGCCACTGCCCCAAGATGTACGTGTGCAATCGGTGCAACCTCAAGCAGTTCTCGGTGCTGTCGGATCTCCGGACGCACGAGAAGCACTGCGGGGATCTGCGGTGGCGGTGCTCCTGCGGAACCAACTTCTCCAGGAAGGACAAGCTCATGGGTCATGTGGCTTTGTTCGTCGGGCACACTCCACAACCCAGTCGCTTGCGGGACTAA
- the LOC103970842 gene encoding glycine-rich cell wall structural protein 2-like, translating to MLSRNRVRLWPLAFIALLNLELTFAARSLTGTSAGGGGGRGGGGETGRASGYGSGYGSGHCEGAGGGSAGGYGKGGGGGGAGHGSGYGSGYGSGYDEGAGGGSDGGYGKGCGGDGEGGGEGSGYGSGYGEGAGGGSAGGYDRGGGGDGGGGGEGGGHGSSFGYGRGYASGYGEGAGAGNAGGYGKDGGGGGGGGEKIL from the coding sequence ATGCTTAGCAGAAATCGTGTTAGGCTTTGGCCTCTTGCCTTCATCGCACTTCTGAACCTCGAGCTCACCTTCGCTGCTAGATCCCTTACTGGAACTAGCGCCGGAGGTGGCGGAGGCAGGGGTGGAGGAGGTGAAACTGGTCGTGCGTCCGGATATGGATCTGGGTATGGCTCTGGACATTGTGAGGGTGCCGGTGGGGGGAGTGCTGGAGGGTACGGAAAAGGAGGAGGCGGTGGCGGAGCTGGTCATGGGTCCGGATATGGATCTGGGTATGGCTCTGGTTATGATGAGGGTGCCGGTGGGGGCAGTGATGGAGGGTACGGAAAAGGATGCGGCGGTGATGGAGAAGGGGGCGGTGAAGGTTCTGGTTATGGATCCGGTTATGGTGAGGGTGCCGGTGGAGGGAGTGCCGGAGGGTacgacagaggaggaggaggagatggcggTGGCGGGGGAGAAGGGGGAGGTCACGGCTCTAGCTTTGGTTATGGGCGTGGGTATGCCTCCGGTTATGGTGAGGGTGCTGGTGCCGGGAACGCTGGAGGATACGGCAAGgacggcggaggcggcggtggtggcggcgAGAAAATATTGTGA
- the LOC135596530 gene encoding glycine-rich cell wall structural protein 2-like → MAGRTRVRLWALAFLALLSLELTFAARSLVGTSAAGGGGGGGGGEGGGGGSGDSGYGSGSGSGSGAGYGEGAGGGSAGGYGSGGGGGGGGGGGGGEGGGAGSGSGDGSGYGSGYGEGAGSGNAGGYGRGRGGGGGGGGGGGQGDGSGAGYGSGSGSGSGYGSGAGGDQGGGYGSGGGGGGGGGGGTGSGSGSGSGSGSGSGSGSGSGGGNGRR, encoded by the coding sequence ATGGCTGGTAGAACTCGTGTTAGGCTTTGGGCTCTTGCTTTCCTCGCTCTTCTGAGCCTCGAGCTCACCTTCGCTGCTAGATCCCTAGTTGGAACTAGCGCCGCAGGTGGTGggggcggcggtggaggaggtgAAGGTGGAGGTGGTGGAAGTGGTGATTCCGGATATGGCTCCGGCTCCGGCTCCGGCTCCGGCGCTGGATATGGTGAGGGTGCCGGTGGGGGCAGTGCTGGAGGGTATGGAagcggtggaggtggaggtggcggcggcggcggtggcgggggAGAAGGCGGAGGTGCAGGCTCCGGCTCTGGTGATGGGAGTGGGTATGGCTCCGGTTATGGAGAGGGTGCTGGTTCCGGAAACGCTGGAGGATATGGCAGGGgtcgcggtggcggcggcggcggcggtggaggcggtGGACAAGGTGATGGTTCAGGCGCTGGCTATGGCTCTGGCTCAGGCTCAGGCTCAGGCTACGGTTCGGGCGCTGGTGGTGATCAGGGCGGAGGTTATGGGagtggcggaggcggaggcggtggaggcggcggcggaacGGGCTCCGGCTCCGGTTCCGGTTCCGGTTCCGGTTCCGGTTCTGGTTCCGGTTCCGGTAGCGGTGGAGGAAATGGCCGCCGCTAG